One segment of Pseudodesulfovibrio sp. 5S69 DNA contains the following:
- a CDS encoding Fur family transcriptional regulator — MKAPQEVFAEYLANENLKMTPQRRIILDTLLKKNDHLSSEELYALVKKRDASIGQATVYRTLKLLSDSGLIEPLDFADGVTRYEPCYGKDHHDHLICEKCGKNIEIVDEVIERRQEQLAREHGFTLIRHKMYLYGLCPECRKK, encoded by the coding sequence ATGAAAGCCCCGCAAGAAGTCTTTGCCGAATATCTGGCCAACGAGAACCTGAAGATGACCCCCCAACGGCGGATCATCCTCGATACGCTGCTCAAGAAAAACGACCACCTCTCCTCCGAGGAGCTCTACGCGCTGGTCAAGAAGCGGGATGCCTCCATCGGCCAGGCCACGGTCTACAGAACCCTCAAGCTTCTCAGCGACTCCGGGCTGATCGAGCCCCTGGACTTCGCGGACGGGGTGACCCGCTACGAGCCCTGCTACGGCAAGGACCATCACGACCACCTCATCTGCGAGAAGTGCGGCAAGAACATCGAGATCGTGGACGAAGTCATCGAGCGCCGCCAGGAGCAACTGGCCAGGGAGCACGGCTTCACCCTCATCCGCCACAAGATGTATCTCTACGGCCTGTGCCCGGAGTGCCGCAAGAAGTAG
- a CDS encoding ATP-binding protein, producing the protein MHKIDPEECQFCGACQSACPNDAIVHPAGENYYEINENCIDCGACEDECGFNAISSDE; encoded by the coding sequence ATGCATAAGATCGACCCTGAGGAATGTCAGTTTTGCGGTGCATGCCAAAGCGCCTGTCCCAATGACGCAATAGTCCACCCCGCCGGGGAAAATTACTACGAAATAAATGAAAACTGCATTGATTGCGGCGCATGTGAAGATGAATGCGGCTTTAATGCGATCAGCTCCGACGAATAG
- a CDS encoding alpha/beta hydrolase family protein: MKKYIFCLAFIVLTAATSAPAEQEKAFDAHATSFSYFFKDTDMDFHFGNLVLGATHNGGAEIGEAFYAASRIKDGDAADWQKEWFELAGRVETRGLKSLAAGHTVSARDQLLRAAYYYRLSLLAMLPSDPEFTVRGEKSRALMRKAGPLFDPPLEYVEIPFEDTVLPGYFRKADNSGKPTKTLLMIGGGETFIEDLFFYLEPQAHTRGYNFMTVDLPGQGMLPASGHVFRTDTFVPMKKVVDYALSRPDVAPDKLAAFGISGGGLFVPQAAMHDPRIKAIAMSAAVTDAHRLFATMPAAVASREEEAAWTSFHAGIVKSICERYGVEKPEGLIEANRGNTFDAARIAAPALIVVGEGEYHSAEVQAQQQAALSGFPDKRSRLVVTPADEGATNHCIMENRSLVGQVVFDWLDGIF; this comes from the coding sequence ATGAAAAAATACATATTCTGTCTGGCGTTCATCGTGTTGACGGCGGCAACCAGCGCCCCTGCCGAACAGGAAAAGGCGTTCGACGCCCACGCCACCTCGTTCAGCTATTTCTTCAAGGACACGGACATGGATTTCCACTTCGGGAACCTGGTCCTCGGCGCCACCCACAACGGCGGCGCGGAGATCGGCGAGGCGTTCTACGCGGCCTCGCGGATCAAGGACGGCGACGCGGCCGACTGGCAGAAGGAATGGTTCGAACTGGCCGGGCGCGTGGAGACGCGGGGCCTGAAGTCACTTGCGGCGGGGCACACTGTCAGCGCGCGCGACCAGTTGCTGCGGGCGGCCTATTACTACCGCCTCTCCCTGCTGGCCATGCTGCCGTCGGACCCGGAGTTCACGGTGCGGGGGGAGAAGAGCCGCGCGCTCATGCGCAAGGCCGGGCCGCTGTTCGACCCGCCTCTCGAATATGTCGAAATCCCCTTCGAGGACACCGTGCTGCCCGGGTATTTCCGCAAGGCCGACAATTCCGGCAAGCCGACCAAGACCCTGCTGATGATCGGCGGCGGCGAGACTTTCATCGAGGACCTGTTCTTCTACCTCGAACCCCAGGCCCATACGCGCGGCTACAACTTCATGACCGTGGATCTGCCCGGCCAGGGCATGCTCCCGGCTTCGGGCCACGTGTTCCGCACGGACACCTTCGTGCCCATGAAAAAGGTGGTCGACTACGCATTGAGCCGCCCTGACGTGGCCCCGGACAAGCTCGCGGCCTTCGGCATCAGCGGCGGCGGGCTGTTCGTTCCCCAGGCCGCCATGCACGATCCGCGCATCAAAGCCATCGCCATGAGCGCCGCCGTGACCGACGCTCACCGGCTGTTCGCAACCATGCCGGCTGCCGTGGCTTCCAGAGAGGAGGAGGCCGCCTGGACCTCCTTCCACGCCGGGATCGTCAAGTCCATCTGCGAGCGCTACGGCGTGGAAAAACCCGAGGGCCTCATCGAGGCCAACCGGGGCAACACCTTCGATGCGGCCAGGATAGCGGCTCCCGCCCTGATCGTCGTGGGCGAGGGCGAATACCACAGCGCGGAGGTCCAGGCCCAGCAGCAGGCTGCCCTCTCCGGTTTCCCGGACAAGCGCAGCAGGCTGGTGGTCACCCCGGCGGACGAGGGCGCGACCAACCACTGCATCATGGAGAACCGCAGCCTGGTCGGCCAGGTCGTGTTCGACTGGCTGGACGGGATCTTCTGA
- a CDS encoding molybdopterin-dependent oxidoreductase, with protein MREENQLSRRVFLAVAAGTVVSIGLPGLFATVGEARQEELAKALRPDGRPRVPPGQTAIEQIEDMGGRPGSPRPEDFRLRVHGEVENPLALDFEALMAFKQQNFTCDVHCVTGWTLLDSTWRGVPMAALLDRAKPTKHAKFVVIEAAHGYTTSIPLDEARKPDVFLAHTLFGSPLPGPNGGPVRAVVPDRYFYKSAKWVKGLKIVSKDELGFWETRGYSNSADPWKEERYSR; from the coding sequence ATGAGGGAAGAGAACCAGTTGTCCAGACGTGTCTTTCTGGCCGTCGCGGCCGGTACCGTGGTCAGCATCGGCCTGCCCGGCCTGTTCGCCACGGTCGGCGAGGCGCGGCAGGAGGAGCTGGCCAAGGCCCTGCGGCCCGACGGGCGGCCTCGCGTCCCTCCGGGCCAGACCGCCATCGAACAGATTGAGGACATGGGCGGCAGGCCCGGCTCGCCCCGGCCCGAGGACTTCCGGCTGCGCGTCCACGGCGAGGTGGAGAACCCGCTTGCTCTCGACTTCGAGGCGCTCATGGCCTTCAAGCAGCAGAACTTTACCTGCGACGTCCACTGCGTCACGGGATGGACCCTGCTGGATTCAACCTGGCGCGGCGTCCCCATGGCCGCCCTCCTGGACCGTGCCAAGCCCACCAAGCACGCGAAATTCGTCGTCATCGAGGCCGCCCACGGCTACACCACGAGCATCCCGCTCGACGAGGCCCGGAAGCCGGACGTGTTCCTGGCCCACACCCTGTTCGGCAGCCCTCTGCCCGGCCCCAACGGCGGCCCGGTGCGCGCGGTGGTCCCGGACCGCTACTTCTACAAGAGCGCCAAATGGGTGAAGGGCCTGAAGATCGTCTCCAAGGACGAGTTGGGCTTCTGGGAGACGCGCGGCTACAGCAACTCCGCCGACCCCTGGAAGGAGGAGCGGTACTCGCGCTAG
- a CDS encoding ATP-binding cassette domain-containing protein, which produces MLTWETIAHDYGTGPVLADVGLRVPPGEVLALAGRSGCGKTSLLNMAAGLLAPTTGRVTNTFSHTACVFQDPRLLPWRRTGENIAFGLKAMGMPEAERLAAARRLAERMGLAPGDLEKYPGALSGGMRQRASLARALAVEPDLLLLDEPFSALDVGLKRELQDLVRSLIDERGLAAVFVTHDPAEAVRLSDRIVILAPAPGRVVHEQRIIEPFAARDADFVRRTTDGLLAAPAVRAAFGPTVATPAGSSIPTGPTGTHAATNEVNMVEFKPVHLPETTLATDMAGRKVLVKTQVERVFGYNPMVTSLLFALAPGKIAGLGMPPMPPERMLADPAYLSLPVLGVMGGNFGGGKATFDKDAVRQRGVDLILSLTLFALDEVEAGAADRLQQELGIPVLVYDGGLDRTGEVLRRVGALVGVPDRGNLLADYFDEKFHHIAKTAAAIPPGERRTVYYAQSPTGLLTEPRRSRHGEIIEYAGGVNAAEVFEQRGCGRTPVCAADLACWDPDVVIMLSDEGKSPQRLYNRLRTDPFWSRLKAVRGNAVFEPPAAMYNWFDRPPSVNRLMGLIWLTNLLYPEWFGWDLIRETREFYRLFYRMDLGPKQVETLLGPSLRGLAN; this is translated from the coding sequence ATGCTGACCTGGGAAACCATCGCGCACGACTACGGGACCGGCCCGGTGCTGGCCGACGTCGGACTGCGCGTGCCGCCCGGCGAGGTTCTCGCCCTGGCGGGCCGTTCCGGCTGCGGCAAGACCTCCCTGCTGAACATGGCCGCCGGGCTGCTCGCGCCGACAACCGGCCGGGTGACCAACACCTTTTCGCACACCGCCTGCGTGTTCCAGGACCCCCGCCTGCTCCCCTGGCGGCGCACCGGGGAGAACATCGCCTTCGGGCTCAAGGCCATGGGTATGCCCGAGGCGGAACGGCTGGCCGCGGCGCGCCGCCTGGCCGAACGCATGGGCCTCGCCCCCGGCGACCTGGAGAAATATCCCGGCGCATTGAGCGGCGGCATGCGTCAGCGGGCCTCCCTGGCCCGGGCCCTGGCCGTGGAGCCGGACCTGCTCCTCCTGGACGAGCCGTTCAGCGCCCTGGACGTGGGCCTCAAGCGCGAACTCCAGGACCTGGTCCGGTCCCTCATCGACGAGCGCGGCCTGGCCGCCGTCTTCGTGACCCACGACCCGGCAGAGGCGGTCCGGTTGAGCGACCGCATCGTCATCCTGGCCCCGGCCCCCGGCCGCGTGGTCCACGAGCAGCGCATCATCGAGCCCTTTGCGGCCCGCGACGCGGACTTTGTCCGGCGGACCACGGACGGACTCCTGGCCGCCCCTGCCGTTCGGGCGGCGTTCGGCCCGACCGTGGCCACCCCGGCCGGATCCAGCATTCCGACGGGACCAACCGGCACACACGCCGCAACCAACGAGGTGAATATGGTGGAATTCAAGCCCGTGCACCTTCCCGAGACGACCCTGGCCACGGACATGGCCGGCCGCAAGGTCCTGGTCAAGACCCAGGTCGAGCGGGTCTTCGGCTACAATCCCATGGTCACGTCCCTGCTCTTCGCCCTGGCCCCCGGCAAGATCGCGGGGCTGGGCATGCCGCCCATGCCGCCCGAACGCATGCTGGCGGACCCGGCGTACCTCTCCCTGCCGGTCCTCGGGGTCATGGGCGGCAATTTCGGCGGCGGCAAGGCCACCTTCGACAAGGACGCGGTCCGGCAGCGCGGCGTGGACCTGATCCTCTCCCTGACCCTGTTCGCCCTGGACGAGGTCGAAGCGGGCGCGGCCGACCGGCTGCAACAGGAGCTGGGCATCCCGGTGCTCGTCTACGACGGCGGCCTGGACCGCACCGGCGAGGTCCTGCGGCGCGTGGGCGCGCTCGTCGGCGTGCCGGACAGGGGCAACCTCCTGGCCGATTACTTCGACGAAAAATTCCACCACATCGCCAAGACGGCTGCCGCAATCCCGCCGGGCGAGCGGCGCACGGTCTACTACGCCCAGTCGCCCACCGGCCTGCTCACCGAGCCCCGGCGGTCCCGCCACGGCGAGATCATCGAATACGCGGGCGGGGTGAACGCGGCCGAGGTCTTCGAACAGCGCGGCTGCGGCCGCACGCCGGTCTGCGCCGCGGACCTGGCTTGCTGGGACCCGGACGTGGTCATCATGCTCTCGGACGAGGGCAAGTCCCCACAGCGGCTGTACAACCGACTGCGGACCGACCCGTTCTGGTCCAGGCTCAAGGCGGTCCGCGGCAACGCCGTGTTCGAACCCCCTGCGGCCATGTACAACTGGTTCGACCGGCCACCGTCCGTGAACCGGCTCATGGGGCTGATATGGCTGACCAACCTGCTCTACCCCGAGTGGTTCGGCTGGGACCTGATCCGGGAGACCCGCGAGTTCTACAGACTGTTCTACCGCATGGACCTCGGCCCCAAGCAGGTGGAGACCCTGCTCGGCCCGAGCCTGAGGGGGCTGGCCAACTAG
- a CDS encoding ABC transporter permease: protein MERVAGAIWPRLWGFRYPAVGVGLFLALWWAGSLRYGAFILPSPRETCAALWRLILTGAVGKAALITAGRALGGFAVAALLGSGIGILAGLRPALAQTLKPVTAMLLGIPPIAWIVLAMLWFGTTGLTPVFTVVVTALPIVFAVAVEGARTRDRGLEDMARAFATPPLMLFLDVRLPHLLSYLFPGWVTALALSWKVAVMAELLASADGIGANMALARVNLDTADALAWIIVLLIMLLAVELLVLEPLQRRMEPWRNGAASA from the coding sequence ATGGAGCGCGTAGCCGGTGCGATCTGGCCCAGACTGTGGGGCTTCCGCTACCCCGCCGTGGGCGTGGGGCTCTTCCTCGCCCTGTGGTGGGCGGGGAGCCTGCGCTACGGCGCCTTCATCCTGCCCTCCCCACGGGAGACCTGTGCGGCCCTGTGGAGGCTGATCCTCACGGGCGCGGTGGGCAAGGCGGCGCTGATCACGGCCGGGCGCGCCCTTGGCGGGTTCGCGGTAGCGGCCCTGCTCGGCAGCGGAATCGGCATCCTGGCCGGGCTGCGTCCCGCCCTGGCCCAGACCCTGAAGCCGGTGACCGCCATGCTCCTGGGCATCCCGCCCATCGCCTGGATCGTCCTGGCCATGCTCTGGTTCGGCACCACCGGGCTGACCCCGGTCTTCACCGTGGTGGTCACCGCCCTGCCCATCGTCTTTGCCGTGGCGGTTGAGGGTGCGCGCACCAGAGACAGGGGGCTGGAGGACATGGCCCGCGCCTTTGCCACCCCGCCCTTGATGCTCTTCCTGGATGTGCGCCTGCCGCACCTGCTGTCCTATCTTTTCCCCGGCTGGGTGACGGCCCTGGCCCTGTCCTGGAAAGTCGCGGTCATGGCCGAACTGCTTGCCTCCGCCGACGGTATCGGCGCGAACATGGCCCTGGCCCGGGTCAACCTGGACACCGCCGACGCCCTGGCCTGGATCATCGTCCTGCTCATCATGCTCCTGGCCGTGGAACTGCTCGTGCTCGAACCGCTGCAACGGCGCATGGAACCGTGGCGCAACGGCGCCGCGTCCGCATGA